A genomic window from Yarrowia lipolytica chromosome 1D, complete sequence includes:
- a CDS encoding uncharacterized protein (Compare to YALI0D20086g, similar to Saccharomyces cerevisiae CEF1 (YMR213W); ancestral locus Anc_8.728, similar to uniprot|P39964 Schizosaccharomyces pombe Cell division control protein 5), whose amino-acid sequence MAYVKGGVWTNVEDEILRAAISKYGLNQWARVSSLLARKTAKQCKARWTEWLDPTIKKIEWSREEDEKLLHLAKIFPAQWRTIAPFVGRTAHQCIQRYERLLAEVAGEVEGEDASAVASAPATEGDQFPETKPARPDAVDMDEDEKEMLSEARARLANTQGKKAKRKDRERMLEDSRRLSQLQKRRELKNAGIDTRLSKRKKNEMDYNADIPFEHKPARGFYSTAEEEHENDSERLQHKQMHRTAADAPGPSQKRDKATLSKEDEEKKKEQQKTASAQRTLQLAQLDLQDQISKRRKLNLPEPQIQDQEMEEIVKLGAQGEALHKRYADGVASSLSGDYDDKIVDDSIRTPQVQQSKVKTTIEEIKAMENRSVLGKRTEEEVDDEAEADKDGFAIPKLPSNKAVTSVSAGSDIGGATPAGMTPIKRDALGLVGSVEATPVSILRQKLASLPKPKNDFEITAEDEEEDEEADKEKKPTDNLPVDKGEQARLKRIAEEQERQEALKTRSQTLQRGLPRATVPEVTYNDAIGQEVVALLREEELRFPNKGDSVALMQSEFSLDDLVDAETLIEMELMEGDEQEVQEEDIKTAALPGTVARSDESEEEFKTRVEIISDQLVETLTSLAETCQTEETALVDKFKAYAKRQATLSKKLTSRWSQLESVEVEIAVFSELARMEEIAIEQRSAALQEEVDWLVKKERAAQDKYRELKVKEQAAKGGH is encoded by the coding sequence ATGGCGTACGTcaaaggaggagtttggaCAAACGTCGAGGACGAAATCCTGCGGGCTGCCATCTCCAAATATGGTCTGAACCAATGGGCGCGAGTGTCGTCTCTACTGGCTCGAAAAACAGCCAAACAGTGCAAGGCTCGGTGGACCGAGTGGCTTGATCCGACCATCAAGAAAATCGAGTGGTCgcgagaggaggacgagaagctgctgcatctggCCAAGATCTTTCCTGCACAATGGCGAACGATTGCCCCGTTTGTGGGGCGAACTGCACACCAGTGCATTCAGCGATACGAGCGTTTGTTAGCTGAAGTTGCTGGCGAGGTGGAGGGCGAAGACGCTTCTGCGGTGGCATCTGCACCCGCCACTGAAGGTGACCAGTTTCCCGAAACCAAGCCTGCCCGGCCTGACGCCGTGGACATGGACGAAGACGAGAAGGAAATGCTGAGTGAAGCGCGAGCTCGTTTGGCCAACACTCAGGGTAAGAAGGCGAAAAGAAAGGATCGAGAACGGATGCTAGAGGACTCGCGACGGCTCAGTCAGCTTCAGAAGCGACGAGAGCTCAAAAATGCAGGAATCGACACTCGACTGAGTAAAAGGAAGAAGAATGAGATGGACTACAACGCCGATATTCCCTTTGAACACAAACCGGCCCGTGGCTTTTACTCAactgccgaggaggagcatgAAAACGACTCGGAGCGTCttcaacacaaacaaatGCACCGCACAGCTGCGGACGCACCTGGGCCGTCACAAAAGCGAGACAAGGCAACTTtgtccaaggaggatgaggagaagaaaaaggagCAGCAAAAGACGGCGTCTGCTCAGCGAACACTTCAACTGGCACAGTTGGACTTGCAAGATCAGATTTCCAAGCGACGAAAACTGAATCTTCCTGAGCCACAGATCCAGGATCAGgaaatggaggagattgtgaAGCTGGGAGCTCAGGGTGAAGCTCTACATAAGCGGTATGCAGACGGAGTGGCGTCAAGCTTGTCGGGTGATTACGATGACAAGATTGTGGACGACTCCATTCGAACTCCTCAAGTTCAGCAGTCGAAAGTAAAGACTACAAtcgaggagatcaaggcCATGGAGAACCGGTCTGTGCTTGGTAAGAGAACCGAGGAAGAGGTCGACGACGAAGCTGAAGCTGATAAAGATGGATTTGCAATCCCCAAGCTGCCTTCTAACAAGGCTGTCACTAGTGTTTCTGCTGGATCCGATATAGGAGGAGCTACTCCTGCTGGGATGACTCCTATCAAGCGGGACGCTCTGGGTTTGGTTGGATCTGTCGAAGCTACTCCTGTTTCTATTCTGCGCCAGAAACTGGCCTCTCTTCCTAAGCCCAAGAACGATTTCGAAATCACTGCggaggacgaagaggaagatgaggaaGCTGATAAGGAAAAGAAGCCTACAGATAACTTGCCAGTTGATAAGGGCGAACAAGCTCGATTGAAAAGAATTgccgaggagcaggagcgaCAAGAAGCTCTCAAGACTCGTTCTCAGACTCTTCAGAGAGGTCTTCCCCGGGCTACTGTTCCTGAAGTTACTTACAATGATGCTATCGGTCAAGAAGTAGTTGCTCTTCTCAGAGAGGAGGAGCTTAGGTTTCCCAATAAAGGCGATTCTGTGGCTCTAATGCAGTCTGAGTTCTCTCTCGACGACTTAGTGGATGCCGAAACTTTGATTGAGATGGAACTGATGGAGGGCGATGAGCAAGAAgtgcaggaggaggatattAAGACGGCTGCTCTTCCTGGAACAGTTGCTCGTTCCGACGagtccgaggaggagttcaagACCCGTGTGGAAATCATATCCGACCAGCTTGTTGAAACGCTAACTTCTCTTGCGGAAACTTGCCAGACCGAAGAGACTGCTCTGGTGGACAAGTTTAAGGCGTATGCCAAGCGCCAGGCTACTTTATCTAAAAAGCTGACTTCTCGGTGGTCTCAACTTGAGTCTGTTGAGGTCGAGATTGCCGTGTTTTCCGAGTTAGCCCgcatggaggagattgccatTGAGCAGCGAAGCGCGGCTctgcaggaggaggttgacTGGCTCGTCAAGAAGGAACGTGCCGCGCAGGATAAATACCGTGAGTTGAAGGTTAAGGAGCAGGCCGCCAAGGGTGGCCATTAG
- a CDS encoding uncharacterized protein (Compare to YALI0D20130g, similar to Saccharomyces cerevisiae RIM20 (YOR275C); ancestral locus Anc_8.726, uniprot|Q8WZL4 Yarrowia lipolytica Rim20 protein involved in ambient pH sensing) has translation MPNIIWIPFRETQAVDLITGLGDTIEKQLNQPRDKFTADLKTANDLRNNILNPQPNASYLDHLTKYYAQLTYWTTKFPAGCDSLEFMWYGTLAYTANAAPVISQSLHFERCNLLYNLGSLYSQMGVNEGRQDADGLKMSFNYFQMAAGCFQILIENGLPDLESLNMRGLEYDTICCVRDLMLAQAQECFWQRSLLSGSRNSLVAKLAQQVSLLYDSALAWAQKSPQVRSEWVHHMTCKRQHFLAVAHYRMARDALDGCRYGEEIARLKAALNAIKEGTGKGMLRRYLVESVADDLNGIIDVVTEDLKRAEKDNNLIYLQSVPQTTALAPITPALMVKCTPPVELAKPIEFLTKDKLGLPLFVKLTPFAFHQALVLYSQECDKIVSSIESQLKNCTNSKNQALVEMALPGSLDSVEKPKGIPADIIAHSDQIKSERGLETTREAVKDVQRLAATARQELEAAKAVLDDERSEDEMLRRKNNSGWTRFDSKEAGAHLYTRLAELEQYLADAGASDKLVRGKLDEIDYLLSILNSGRSALENYLPSSVSGVRSPEVKRQVPHLRDLLNNLESLEIKRAQYMDRLSLKQQNDDIEPVLEYHMNKLIREKHANLRLTLADFEPITSKELEKYTVDQDWASEQKELQEEVLEKLDVANKDFRSSLDMNDAAIHRENAIQSLEVAYFSYQEQKDHLDAGRNFYNQLLGEISIFHKNCKQFVYERKMEGASLEHELSSMHLSEHEHSGGHSDTSSTPLAAPRAQRASNLSMWSPEDGIRFG, from the coding sequence ATGCCAAACATCATCTGGATCCCGTTTCGGGAGACACAAGCTGTCGATCTAATCACAGGACTGGGCGACACCATCGAGAAGCAGCTGAACCAACCTCGAGACAAGTTTACAGCCGACCTGAAAACAGCCAACGACCTGCGTAACAACATTCTCAACCCGCAACCAAACGCCAGCTATCTCGACCACCTCACCAAGTACTACGCCCAATTGACATACTGGACTACCAAGTTTCCAGCCGGATGCGATAGCCTGGAGTTCATGTGGTACGGAACTCTGGCCTACACCGCCAATGCCGCCCCCGTCATCAGTCAAAGCCTTCATTTCGAGCGATGCAATCTTCTCTACAACCTGGGCTCGCTGTACAGTCAGATGGGCGTCAATGAGGGAAGGCAGGACGCAGACGGTCTAAAGATGTCATTCAATTACTTTCAAATGGCAGCAGGATGCTTCCAGATTCTCATTGAGAACGGCTTGCCAGACTTGGAAAGTCTCAACATGCGAGGACTCGAATATGACACCATTTGCTGTGTTAGAGATCTCATGTTGGCCCAAGCACAGGAATGTTTCTGGCAGAGATCGCTGCTGAGTGGCTCACGAAACTCTCTGGTGGCAAAGCTCGCGCAGCAGGTATCTCTTCTTTACGACTCGGCGCTCGCCTGGGCCCAAAAGAGCCCGCAGGTCCGAAGCGAATGGGTGCATCACATGACGTGCAAACGACAGCACTTTCTAGCGGTCGCACATTACCGAATGGCACGTGACGCACTGGATGGATGCAGATATGGCGAGGAGATTGCACGtctcaaggctgctcttaatgccatcaaggagggGACAGGAAAGGGTATGCTCAGAAGGTACCTGGTGGAGAGCGTGGCCGATGATTTGAACGGAATCATCGACGTAGTAACCGAAGATCTCAAACGGGCCGAGAAGGATAACAATCTTATCTATCTCCAGTCTGTTCCTCAGACAACCGCTCTCGCTCCTATTACACCTGCACTGATGGTCAAATGTACTCCTCCCGTTGAGCTGGCTAAGCCCATAGAGTTTCTCACAAAGGACAAGCTGGGTCTTCCGCTGTTTGTCAAGCTCACGCCCTTTGCCTTTCACCAAGCCCTCGTTCTTTACTCTCAGGAATGTGATAAGATTGTTTCATCTATTGAGAGTCAGCTGAAGAACTGCACCAACAGCAAAAACCAGGCTCTCGTGGAGATGGCGCTACCGGGATCATTGGACTCGGTCGAGAAGCCCAAGGGTATTCCTGCCGATATCATTGCTCATTCCGATCAGATCAAGAGTGAGCGAGGTCTTGAGACCACCAGAGAGGCCGTTAAGGACGTCCAGAGACTGGCAGCTACCGCGCGACAGGAGCTAGAGGCCGCTAAGGCTGTTCTTGACGACGAAAGAAGCGAGGACGAGATGCTGAGACGTAAAAACAACTCTGGATGGACCAGATTCgactccaaggaggctggAGCCCACCTTTACACCCGTTTGGCAGAGCTGGAGCAGTATCTAGCTGATGCAGGGGCGTCTGATAAGCTTGTTCGAGGTAAATTGGATGAAATCGACTACCTCCTGTCGATTCTCAACTCAGGGCGAAGTGCTCTAGAGAACTACTTACCAtcgtctgtttctggagtTCGGTCTCCCGAGGTCAAGCGGCAGGTGCCCCACTTGCGAGATCTGCTGAACAATCTGGAGTCATTGGAAATCAAACGAGCTCAGTACATGGATCGACTGTCTCTaaagcagcagaatgacGACATTGAACCTGTTTTGGAGTATCACATGAATAAGCTCATTCGAGAGAAGCACGCCAACCTGCGTCTGACCCTGGCTGACTTCGAGCCCATCACatccaaggagctggagaaaTACACTGTTGACCAGGACTGGGCCTCCGAACAAAAGGAGCTTCAGGAGGAGGTGCTAGAGAAGCTTGACGTTGCCAACAAGGATTTCCGATCCTCGCTGGACATGAACGATGCTGCCATCCATAGAGAGAACGCCATCCAATCTCTGGAGGTTGCTTACTTTAGCTACCAGGAACAAAAAGACCACCTCGATGCTGGGCGAAACTTTTACAACCAGCTTCTGGGTGAGATTTCCATCTTCCACAAGAACTGTAAGCAGTTTGTGTACGAGCGAAAGATGGAGGGAGCTTCTCTCGAGCACGAGTTGTCGTCTATGCACTTGTCTGAGCATGAACATAGCGGAGGCCACAGCGATACATCCTCCACTCCCCTAGCAGCTCCCAGAGCTCAGAGAGCCAGCAACTTGAGCATGTGGAGCCCCGAGGATGGTATTCGGTTTGGGTAA
- a CDS encoding uncharacterized protein (Compare to YALI0D20064g, weakly similar to uniprot|O94343 Schizosaccharomyces pombe Putative MSF transporter) has translation MSSSDGVALLPSQTSFEMSRFDIDETKSKTDDSNGSQPLGGGRRTWRKQVNFAFVALFTLTSFATMCQASVVWGPQTRDLGWQFEQLNRGYAFSIAGQGLGCLLMIPVAIKFGRRPVYLFGVALSLCTSLWQAQMTSLHELYTVSFLEGMAASLTEACVQMTIADLFPVQSRGTYNGMYIIAVSVGNFLILVPAGAIVNQWGWRAAYWAIGLFQMVELVASLFLFEETKPGHVSGQKLSIYPRSSSKSDEEERETLVNDMERHNSYDTERSASRGCIKCTDSFPHIPLVTVTPGWSSFFKSFYTPFVLLASPIVAFAAITYGFLLLALSMSSVVTSLKFAEAPYSMSPWSIGLVFISPFVGMTMGSFFGGYLSDWDIVRRTRLNSGVYSPQMRLKLIYPGLLAVTAGLLTFGISVSRGVHWVVPTLAFGAVSFGFGSVGSIVLTYLIDYKESLAAQSLVAVVVVRNSICMVESFSLSPWVDSVGVDNVFITAGCFSLIPIFLALAIELFHRKS, from the coding sequence ATGTCTAGTTCCGATGGCgtcgctcttcttccttcaCAAACGAGCTTTGAAATGTCACGGTTCGATATCGACGAAACAAAATCCAAAACAGACGACTCCAACGGCTCCCAGCCTctggggggggggaggagAACATGGAGAAAGCAGGTGAACTTCGCCTTTGTCGCTCTCTTCACTCTCACATCTTTTGCAACAATGTGTCAAGCATCCGTTGTCTGGGGACCCCAGACAAGGGATCTGGGCTGGCAGTTTGAACAGCTCAACAGAGGCTACGCTTTTAGCATAGCTGGCCAGGGTTTGGGGTGTCTTCTGATGATCCCCGTGGCCATCAAATTCGGAAGACGGCCGGTCTATCTCTTTGGAGTGGCTCTGTCATTGTGCACTTCGCTGTGGCAGGCGCAAATGACGTCTCTCCATGAGCTGTACACAGTTTCGTTTTTAGAAGGCATGGCTGCCAGTTTGACCGAGGCGTGTGTCCAAATGACGATTGCAGACCTATTCCCGGTCCAGAGCAGAGGCACCTACAACGGCATGTACATCATTGCAGTTTCGGTGGGCAACTTTCTCATTCTGGTGCCTGCTGGAGCCATAGTCAACCAGTGGGGCTGGAGAGCTGCGTACTGGGCGATTGGCCTGTTTCAGATGGTCGAGTTGGTTGCATctttgtttctgtttgaAGAAACTAAACCTGGCCATGTGTCTGGTCAAAAGTTGAGCATATACCCTCGGTCATCTTCAAAGAGTGACgaagaggagagagaaacATTGGTTAACGACATGGAAAGACACAACTCGTATGATACCGAGAGAAGCGCGTCCAGAGGATGCATCAAGTGCACCGACTCGTTTCCACATATCCCGTTGGTCACAGTTACTCCTGGCTGGTCGAGTTTCTTCAAGTCTTTCTACACTCCGTTTGTCCTACTGGCTTCGCCCATTGTCGCGTTTGCCGCAATCACCTATGGATTtttgctgctggctctgtCAATGTCGTCGGTAGTGACTTCTCTCAAGTTTGCAGAAGCCCCCTATAGCATGAGTCCCTGGTCCATTGGTCTGGTGTTCATTTCTCCGTTTGTGGGCATGACCATGGGCTCCTTTTTCGGCGGGTACTTGTCTGACTGGGACATTGTGCGAAGAACAAGACTCAACAGTGGCGTCTACAGTCCACAGATGCGACTGAAACTCATCTACCCAGGTCTATTGGCCGTCACGGCAGGTCTGCTAACTTTTGGCATCTCGGTGTCAAGAGGAGTTCATTGGGTGGTGCCAACTCTTGCGTTTGGAGCTGTTTCTTTCGGATTTGGAAGCGTGGGATCCATAGTATTGACCTATCTGATCGACTACAAGGAGTCCCTGGCTGCTCAGTCTCTGGTtgctgttgtggtggtCCGAAACTCCATCTGTATGGTGGagtccttctccttgtctccGTGGGTGGATTCGGTTGGGGTTGACAATGTGTTCATCACAGCGGGCTGTTTCTCGCTGATCCCCATCTTTTTGGCATTGGCGATTGAGCTGTTTCATCGCAAGTCTTAG
- a CDS encoding uncharacterized protein (Compare to YALI0D20152g, similar to Saccharomyces cerevisiae GNA1 (YFL017C); ancestral locus Anc_8.58, similar to uniprot|O93806 Candida albicans Glucosamine 6- phosphate N-acetyltransferase (EC 2.3.1.4) (Phosphoglucosamine transacetylase) (Phosphoglucosamine acetylase)), whose product MLSATQHTPYTSYNAMDTPLFNAALIPKSVEARLPPGYTIRPLQASDYHRGVLQTLAVLTTVGDISESDFIKRFQYWQDRNDTYYNVVIVNDKDRVVAIGSVVIERKLIHHCASAGHIEDIAVASSEQGKKLGLHLINTLTAIAEQVGAYKVILDCSDKNVPFYEKCGYTHSGNEMVLKFKKPGTL is encoded by the coding sequence ATGCTCTCCGCAACACAACACACCCCCTACACAAGCTACAACGCCATGGATACTCCGCTCTTCAACGCCGCGCTCATCCCCAAGTCCGTCGAGGCCCGTCTGCCTCCGGGATACACAATTCGGCCTTTGCAGGCTTCGGACTACCACCGAGGAGTTCTGCAGACCCTGGCGGTACTCACCACCGTCGGAGACATTTCAGAATCCGACTTCATCAAGCGGTTCCAGTACTGGCAGGACCGAAACGACACATACTACAACGTGGTCATTGTGAACGACAAGGACCGAGTCGTGGCGATCGGATCTGTGGTCATTGAGCGAAAGCTGATCCACCACTGCGCCTCGGCAGGTCACATCGAAGACATTGCTGTGGCCTCATCGGAACAGGGCAAGAAGCTCGgtctccatctcatcaacaCCCTCACAGCCATCGCTGAGCAGGTCGGGGCATACAAGGTCATTCTCGACTGCTCCGACAAGAACGTGCCTTTCTACGAAAAGTGCGGCTACACACACAGCGGAAACGAAATGGTtctcaagttcaagaagcCTGGCACTTTGTAA
- a CDS encoding uncharacterized protein (Compare to YALI0D20108g, similar to uniprot|P36035 Saccharomyces cerevisiae YKL217w JEN1 carboxylic acid transporter protein singleton), which produces MDFDNFPAPDLSPKNIKRYLVTRVTSLKPPKLTVEEKKHINPIPALRLLNRKQWLFVAVGFCGWAWDSFDFFSVSLVASEIAESLHVSVTSITWGITLVLMLRSVGAVIFGMLSDRFGRKWPFITNCVLFIVLELGTGFVQTYKQFLAVRALFGIAMGGIYGMAAATALEDCPVQARGVISGLLQEGYAFGYLLCVVFTRAIADTSPFGWRALFWFGSGPPVLIIIFRLCLPETDTYLLSKKNAAEAEGIEKNFWRGIKMTFKTYWLMFAYLVVLMGGFNFMSHGSQDLYPTMLKKQLGFSEDRSTVTNCVANFGAIAGGLVVGHASSFFGRRLCIMISCVIGGALIYPWAFVTNSGINAGVFFLQFFVQGAWGVIPIHLTELAPPVLRSSMVGVAYQLGNLASSASSTIEATIGETFPLYDKFGNEKPGVYNYSLVMAILMGCVFFFVLCVTFLGPENRQAEMISGGSEQDNAYERKLEEMEDEEKGVTENIERRSSSDTR; this is translated from the coding sequence ATGGATTTTGACAACTTCCCAGCACCAGATCTGTCTCCAAAGAACATCAAGAGGTACCTAGTCACTCGAGTCACTTCTTTGAAGCCTCCAAAGCTCACGGTTGAGGAAAAAAAGCACATCAACCCGATTCCTGCCCTTCGACTTCTGAACAGGAAGCAGTGGTTGTTTGTAGCTGTGGGATTCTGTGGCTGGGCTTGGGACTCGTTTGATTTCTTTTCTGTGTCGCTGGTTGCATCTGAAATTGCCGAGAGTCTCCATGTGTCTGTCACAAGTATCACCTGGGGTATCACTCTTGTGCTCATGTTGCGATCTGTTGGAGCTGTCATCTTCGGAATGCTGTCGGATCGTTTTGGACGAAAATGGCccttcatcaccaactgTGTCTTGTTTATTGTCCTGGAATTGGGCACCGGGTTTGTACAGACATATAAGCAGTTCCTTGCCGTCAGAGCTCTGTTTGGAATCGCAATGGGGGGTATCTACGGCATGGCAGCAGCTACAGCCCTCGAAGACTGCCCAGTACAGGCCAGAGGAGTCATTTCGGGACTGCTACAGGAAGGCTATGCATTCGGATACTTGTTGTGTGTCGTGTTCACCCGAGCCATTGCCGATACTTCTCCTTTTGGGTGGCGCGCTCTTTTCTGGTTCGGTTCGGGTCCTCCTgttctcatcatcatcttccGACTATGTCTTCCTGAAACCGACACCTATCTTCTTTCTAAAAAGAACGCAGCAGAGGCCGAAGGTATTGAAAAGAACTTCTGGCGAGGCATCAAGATGACCTTCAAGACGTACTGGCTCATGTTTGCCTACCTGGTTGTTCTCATGGGGGGCTTCAACTTCATGTCTCATGGCTCACAGGACTTGTATCCGACCATGCTCAAGAAACAGCTTGGATTCAGCGAAGACCGATCTACTGTTACCAACTGTGTGGCCAACTTTGGAGCTATTGCCGGTGGCCTTGTTGTGGGTCacgcttcttctttctttgGAAGACGACTGTGTATCATGATCTCTTGTGTGATAGGGGGAGCGCTGATCTACCCTTGGGCCTTTGTCACCAACAGTGGAATCAATGCTGGAGTCTTCTTTCTGCAGTTTTTTGTCCAGGGAGCCTGGGGAGTCATCCCTATTCATCTTACAGAGCTTGCCCCTCCGGTCCTTCGATCGTCAATGGTAGGGGTGGCTTACCAGCTGGGTAACctggcttcttctgcttcttcaacCATTGAAGCCACTATTGGAGAAACATTTCCCCTTTATGACAAATTCGGAAACGAAAAACCAGGAGTGTACAATTACAGTCTGGTGATGGCCATTTTGATGGGTtgtgtcttcttttttgtgCTTTGTGTCACGTTTCTGGGTCCAGAAAACAGACAGGCAGAGATGAtctctggaggctctgaGCAGGATAATGCCTACGAGAGGAAGCTcgaagagatggaggacGAAGAGAAAGGGGTCACTGAGAACATTGAAAGACGTTCTTCGAGCGATACTCGATAA